The window GGAGCGCTCACCGGGGCGATAGGGGATTCGATTACGGTTATCCCGCTCGTCGTCGCGCTGTCGCTCCTGACGGGCGTGTCGCTGCCGCACGCGCTCGCCGGGTTCGGGGTCTTCCAGATCGTCTGGGGAGTCCGGTACGGGCTGCCCGTGTCCGTCGAGCCGATGAAGGCGCTGGCGGCGCTGGCGATCGCCGGCGCCCTGACGTACGCCGAGCTCGCGCTCGCCGGGCTGATCCTCGGCGTCCTCCTCCTCGCGATCGGGCTCTCCGGCACGCTCGCGCGAGTCGAGCGCTGGATCGGCGAGCCGGTGATACGCGGCGTGCAGTTCGCGGTCGGGCTGATCCTCTTGGAGACCGGGGTCGACCTCGCGCTCGGCGACCCGGTCCTCGCGGCGCTCGGGGTGGCGATCGCCGCCCTCGCGGCCCTCGCCGGGTATCGGACGGCGAGCGCGCTCGCGGTGGCGGTCGCGGGCGTCGCGATCGCCGTCGTCGTCGCGGACGTCCCGGCGCCGCAGTGGCCCGGGGCGCCGCCGACCCCGTCGCTGTCGGCGCTCTCGGCGGCGGTCACCCGGCGCGCGGCGGACGGCGTGGCCGCCCAGCTCGCGATGACGATCGGGAACGCCGCGCTCGCGACCTCCCTGCTGTTCGCCGACCTGTTCGACGCCGACGTGACGGCCGACGAGCTGTCGGCGAGCATGGGCGCGACGAACCTGCTCGCGGTGCCGCTCGGCGGGATCCCGATGTGTCACGGCTGCGACGGCGTCGCCGGGAAGCACGCGTTCGGCGCGCGCACCGGCGGCGCGAACGTCGTCCTCGGCGCCGGCTACCTCCTCGCCGTCCCGTTCGCGACCCCCGCACTCCTCGGCGCGTTCCCGCTGGCGATGCTCGGCGCGCTGCTCGCGATCGTCGCCGTCTCGCTCGCGC is drawn from Halorubrum sp. CBA1229 and contains these coding sequences:
- a CDS encoding putative sulfate/molybdate transporter, with translation MGIVDATRRRGIEFGPGALTGAIGDSITVIPLVVALSLLTGVSLPHALAGFGVFQIVWGVRYGLPVSVEPMKALAALAIAGALTYAELALAGLILGVLLLAIGLSGTLARVERWIGEPVIRGVQFAVGLILLETGVDLALGDPVLAALGVAIAALAALAGYRTASALAVAVAGVAIAVVVADVPAPQWPGAPPTPSLSALSAAVTRRAADGVAAQLAMTIGNAALATSLLFADLFDADVTADELSASMGATNLLAVPLGGIPMCHGCDGVAGKHAFGARTGGANVVLGAGYLLAVPFATPALLGAFPLAMLGALLAIVAVSLARNALDSENVALSVAIGLVALATNLGAAFLLGIVAHLAWERIGDTDGGL